In the genome of bacterium, one region contains:
- a CDS encoding RusA family crossover junction endodeoxyribonuclease, whose product MEGRPIAYARPSFQSKSNPKGAGTPQSKRALRELTLLVQGAVRRLPDWDPTLPVRVDVSFTFARPKAEGGRGQGHGRTEILVEQVRPGHWDTGHADVDNLSKLVMEALQHGGAVKNDMQVVRLKGWKVKERVRHETDQGRD is encoded by the coding sequence ATGGAGGGGAGGCCGATAGCCTACGCGAGGCCGAGCTTCCAAAGCAAGTCCAACCCGAAGGGGGCAGGGACGCCCCAGTCCAAGCGGGCGCTCCGCGAGCTGACGCTGCTGGTCCAGGGCGCCGTGCGGAGGCTGCCGGACTGGGACCCGACCTTGCCGGTTCGGGTCGACGTGTCGTTCACGTTCGCCAGGCCGAAGGCGGAGGGCGGACGCGGACAGGGACACGGACGGACGGAGATCCTCGTCGAGCAGGTGCGGCCGGGCCACTGGGACACAGGCCACGCCGACGTGGACAACCTGAGCAAGCTGGTGATGGAGGCGCTCCAGCACGGCGGGGCGGTCAAAAACGACATGCAGGTCGTCCGGCTGAAGGGCTGGAAGGTCAAGGAGCGGGTGAGGCATGAGACTGATCAAGGGCGGGATTAG
- a CDS encoding collagen-like protein translates to MKRPCFFLMILAMASTAFAQPPIHRIEVDADLQRAYIHGATFEDEKVVLIDGVPTTVLSESPELIVVEFLETEPGAYVFETDGAIAEFTLGPTGPEGPTGPQGEPGESGPPGEPGADGAPGPIGPQGPPGEQGPPGEPGPAGSGLPGYEVVYASYTVFDLQTYDQIFGRAWCPFPKKILGGGATMSVTTPPGTTLPAIGAVIDSWPDQLQGVWSWAARGMRADERPGTSQKATLRVWAICANVQE, encoded by the coding sequence ATGAAGAGACCATGTTTTTTTCTAATGATCTTGGCGATGGCCTCGACGGCTTTTGCCCAACCACCGATTCACCGGATCGAGGTGGACGCCGACCTGCAACGAGCCTATATTCACGGGGCCACGTTTGAGGATGAGAAAGTGGTACTGATCGACGGGGTGCCGACGACGGTCCTCAGCGAATCACCGGAGCTGATCGTCGTGGAGTTCTTGGAGACGGAGCCCGGGGCGTACGTGTTCGAGACGGACGGGGCGATCGCCGAGTTCACGCTGGGTCCTACAGGGCCGGAAGGTCCAACGGGGCCACAGGGGGAACCGGGAGAGTCTGGTCCGCCGGGAGAGCCTGGGGCAGATGGGGCGCCCGGTCCTATTGGTCCACAGGGACCACCCGGCGAACAAGGACCACCCGGAGAGCCTGGACCCGCAGGGTCAGGACTACCCGGATACGAGGTTGTCTATGCCTCATACACCGTATTCGACCTACAGACCTATGACCAAATTTTCGGTAGGGCATGGTGTCCCTTTCCAAAAAAGATACTTGGAGGGGGCGCCACGATGAGCGTCACTACTCCACCTGGTACCACACTTCCGGCGATAGGGGCGGTCATAGATAGCTGGCCGGACCAGTTACAAGGCGTCTGGTCTTGGGCGGCAAGAGGGATGAGGGCCGACGAACGTCCTGGCACAAGCCAGAAAGCAACCCTGCGGGTTTGGGCTATTTGCGCCAACGTCCAAGAATAA
- a CDS encoding DUF4031 domain-containing protein: MAVYVDDARNPWGRMLLSHMAADTRGELERMARRLGLQPEWFQGSWDVRDRRWPHYDLCQSKRREALRLGARPVTCRELIKVFRQQEGRRR, from the coding sequence ATGGCCGTCTACGTCGACGACGCCCGGAATCCGTGGGGGAGAATGCTTCTGTCCCACATGGCGGCGGACACCAGGGGCGAGCTGGAGAGGATGGCGCGGCGGCTGGGCCTGCAGCCCGAGTGGTTCCAGGGCTCCTGGGACGTGCGGGACAGACGCTGGCCACACTACGACCTCTGCCAGTCGAAGAGGCGGGAGGCGCTCCGCCTGGGGGCCAGGCCGGTCACGTGCCGGGAGCTGATCAAGGTGTTCCGGCAGCAGGAGGGGAGACGACGATGA